The DNA sequence TATTGGCATCAGAAGCTTATCTTGTATACTATGTGGATAATGAAGTAGATAAGAAATGGAATGTTGTGGTTTATGTAAAACCACGAGATTTGTATGACATGGgagaagagaatgaagaagcTGAAGTTGGTTTTTCTCCACAGTTAGGTTTGAACATGTCAGTGGAAGGTGATATAAGAGATTTACAGTTGACAAGGGAGGATGGTATAGAAGACTCCACAAAAAATGCTTCAAACAATTTTGATGATGTTGCGTAATGCTTATATGAAGAAATTTAATGTAATTTAAAAAGGATCTTTGTGTCATGAACTAAGTTATTTAAACTCAAAGATGTACGTTGTTTTCTTTGGTCACAaaaaatttgtgtattttttatttgcaGTTAAGTTGGATTTTCATGAATAAAAGCAGATTTTTCATTTCTTTCAACAGTTTTTTTGTTAAAAGTTAGTTTACGCTAAATATTTAATGTTGTTTCAGTTCTTGTTATTGTTAATGTTGCAGCTTTGATCATCTTGATATCTAATATTCGATATCAATTCTAATAATGTTAcgattttttaatattaatgaacaagacaaaaaaaaaactgagGACTTTTCATCATGCTCTGCAAGCATAACATTTGCTATAGAGCTTCTATCTAAGAAAACTGCCAGAACAACCAACAAGGGAGATGGTAATTGTCGATAATTTGCGTTTATTTTTCATTATGTCTTAGCATATTGTCAtccattttttttctaaatcaCTATCTAATGGCTTGGGAGTTGTCAGTTTCTTCTGGGTATACTTATTTTGTtgtatgtatgttgatattttCAGTATTACCTGAATATTCTTGGAAAATAGTTCCTGACAATTTAGATAGGAAAGAATCTGATTCAAAAGACAATTTAGATGATATCTCTTCTGTTGGAATTGACAGATCCATGCAATTTGATCTCAATAATGTTCCGGAAAAAGAAAATGTAACTTTAGAAGACCAACAAAGAGAAGATGATATACATGTTAAGAAAAGGTGCTTTAATCTGAACAAAAAGCCATGGTATGGAGATAAAATATCAGATACTGTAAAACGTGAAGCCCATAGATTCTTGATAAAGTATTTTTTACCAGGTCAATACGATGTCGAAGAGAAACTTTGACCTTTTATTATAAGAGTTAAGTAGATTCCCTTAATTTGACAGTTTGGGTCGCAGTTTTACATGTTTATCTACTTTAGAGTTTCTTGATTTAGGTTTAGTAAGGCATAACTTCGAAGAAGAGTAACTTTAACTTATGCTCGTTAGAACTTTATTTTAAGTTTATAAATACAGACtatgactttattttttttcttttacatttatGTTTGAATGCAAGTTTAAATGATAATATAGTAAATGACGAAATCTTATCGGTAAATTTGTTCACATGAGttaacatatataatttatttaacttGTGAACTTTTTTACGTAAAACGAATCTAGAAATAGTGTTACAAGTTTAAGTAACAATGATTTAAACATATGTATGTTTAAAAAATAGTGTTAACTTAACTAGATTATACTCAGTTGcttattactaaaataaaaaaaatgaaatatataGTTACACTTATTTTGCggtataaaataataattcacCCGGTTATATATCGCGGCGGTTCTAGAAAATCTGCCGCTAAATAGAAGACTAATTGCAACCCCACTTTTAATTGCCGTGCGCACTACAATTCTTTATTTTGTGGCGGTTTTATAAAATCGTTGCAAAATTTCCACCATCAGCTTCCGAAATTGTTATAGTGACAGTGGaattttttcatttcttttctttttattttatttttatatggtGGTTGTGACCAAAAGAATAAGTCAAATTCATTTACAATGGGAgggaaaattaatttttttattatgtactaagtaaaaatttttaaaaagttagtGAGGTCGCTTATCCCCATAATGTTTAATATAAATTCATCCCTACAATAAATTTAGCATGCTTTTCAAATATCACATtggtataatatttttttaaaattcttcattgttgttaacaatttttttcttttattttagtaaatcaacttatatatttatttataaatatataataattaaatttagtgtgtctataacatttttttaaataacagaCTTAAAATTTTGTGTCTAATTTTATCTACTCACTTTTTTAGATATATCTAAAATGAGCACAACAATTATGTCCACATTAAATGTGCTACAAATATACACCATtagatttttattaaataaaaattaaaggctaacataaaaaaagaacaataatagactctaataaatatagaatattttagtatataaataaatatcttttaGTGTACAATACATACTTTAAATGAcaacataatattttatttttaaataaataaatataacatatataaatacaaaatcattaatattttttgttcattaaattaattattatataagaaattttttataatattaaaaattatattaaaaaatattttaaactacaacataaaaatataaaataattaaattttattttatattacttgacgaataattaaatttatattcaaaatttattaactaactacttttgttaaaaatattattatataatataatttatttaaaattatatataatacatgaaaatattaattttttgtttacttaatttaaaaaaattgaataaataatatatatcataTGTGTGTATGTAATAGTGACTAATGTatattcttttatatttcaGACTTTCTAATATATATACCACCACATAACTCTTTTCTCTaatcttttttattcttatttattttgtgataatattaagttgataataatttaaaattatttttaaatttaatatttatagttttatatatataatatttataattaaatatttattatatttaatattatccAATTATTTcagtaataattaaaaaatataaaataagataatattttattttttattatttttaaatatttttttattttggtagtTAAATATTTTGTTCTTTAACTCGACtaaacttttatatatatatatatatatatatatatatattaaaaattagtgtACAAATGtcttttacaaaatattttttatcatatataatttattaaaaatatattttgttaaatcTAAGAGTAAAACataatatattatttgatttcaatattattatattattattataattatttaatatataaaaaattaatacatagTATACATATTAGAAAGATTATCATCACCTATTTCATTGTGTAAAGGTAGaaattttttgtttcaaaaaatataaaacatataaatacaaaaaataagtattttttatttattaggattaattattatgccaaaaaatgttataatattaaaaagtatattaaaataatattttaaactataacataaaaatataaaataattaaattttattttatattatttgataaataattaaattaatatattcataaaacttattaactaattacttttttaaatatattattatataatataattttttaacaaaatatttgtaaaaatataatttatttaaaaaattatatataatacaagaaaatattaactttctttttttaattttttttagagaaaCTCATATATATGGGTATAATTGTTTTTTTCAATTGTTTAATGAGTGTGTGATTATATTTTTGCAATAATCTGattttgtatattatttttgatatttttagttagtacATTTTATTAGTTTAAGTCCTAATAATATAAGCGAATAAATAATTGGTAGATATGcattcaaaaatatattatttattcagttattttaaataaaaaaggattaatatttttatgtattatatataatttttaaataaattatatttttacaaatattttgataaaaaattacattatataataatatatttaacaaaaatagtaAGTTGATAggttttgaatataataatctaattattcgttaactaatataaaataaaatttaattattttatatttttatgttacagtttaaaatattttttaatataattattaatattataaacaTTTTCTtacataatatttaatattaatgaataaaaaatacttatatttttgtatttatatatttgatatttaaaaaaattatgtggtcatttaaaatatgatatattaaaaaatatttatttatatactaaaatattttgtatttattaaaaactattaaaagttttttatatattaatttttaatttttatttaataaaatctaataataaaataatatatataaatatgatacatccaatatacataaaattattGTACTTATTTTATTAGACATATCCTATTTTCTTTATCATTAGCAAAGTTACAAGAATTGGATCGGTCAATGAACCGATAAAGTACAACTGGTTTACTAGTTCAATAATTCGATCGGAATTTAACTAGGGTTCAatcggtttaattaaatattaaataaaattattaaaaattttatttataattttaaatatttaaatttaataatttttaatttaataaaatttaaaattttataatttcgCATAATAACTATAACTTTATTCAATTTGAATgaaacaaattttgttattTCATTCCCTGTTAACTATTAAGATATGAAAACATAGGCATTATCCGTGTATAATAATAAACTAGCATATTAGTATATAAGAACATAGAATCCCTTTGAAATTGTTGGACATCATTAAAATTAACACAAAATCAGAAAACCAGTAACAATATTATTATGGATTTATGAAAGAATATAACAAATCAAGaataattagaaattaataaaatatcagtAATTTAGAATCATTAACCTAACCCAAGAACTCAATCTATTAACAACAAATTAATAGTACAAAACAAACATAAAGTCAAAAACAAATTCAAGAAGCATGCTTAATGCTTACCAGAGGAAGGGCTAAAGAGATAGATCAGAAAACCAACAACAATATTGTTATGGCAGAATCTAACAACTCAAACTAATTAGAAATTAACAAAATCTTAACtcagaataataaaaattaacaaaatctcATCAACCAAGAATCACTCGACTAACCCAGTAACTCAATCAGTATTATTAACAACAGATCAACAGTATAAAACAAGTAAAATCAAATTTAAGAAGCAGTGTTTAATGCTGATCGAAAAAAGGGACAAAGAGACAGAGAGACAGAGAACGAGTTCGACCGCGACAAAGAGCGAGCTTGACGGCGACGAcgaaggaaaaagagaactcGACGGCAACGGCGAGGAGAAGAGAGAACTCGACggaggagaagagagagcttgATGGTGAGGGCaaggagaagagagagctcGACAACGACGATGATAAAATCTTCAACCCTGCTTCGACGACCAGACGACGCTGAcgaacacacacacagagagagagagagagagagctcggCGATGACAACGATGCGGTGATGCGGGGTTGTGGGGACTGCAGTGGTCAAAACCATCGCTGCGGTGGTTGCGGGCTGCGGTGGCTAAAGGCTGTGGTGGCTGAGGGCTGCATGATTGGTAGTTAGGGTTCTTTGCTCAATTTCAGTATTTAGTTTCAGTTTCAGTTTTCGAGATGGAGGAGTGTGTGTGCTATGATTGGTTTAGGGTGAGGAAAGGgatttaggttttttttttcttctaaaggCAAAACGGCGTTGTTTGGAGGGTTTTTTTTAATCGAAAACCCTTCAAAAAATCAACCGATCCTGTCAATTCACCAATGAATTACCGGTTCGACCGATTTTTTACCAGACGATTTATAGGCTTAACCGAACTGACCTGATGACCGGTTTCTGATTAACCCAGATGAACCAGACGGTCCGGTTCGATTTTCAAAACTATGATCATTACGGGATTTTTTTTCATTGACAATAGAAGGAATGCTTTCTTTTCCTTTCACCGAGTAGACTTCGGAGAGAAATCAAGAGAGAGAACATAAGGTGAGATAACATCACATCCAACTCAACCTTAAAGTATTAAGTTAATGTGtttctcatcttataaactcctcactcttCCTTATTTTCTTTAATGTGGGACTAACTTCAATACACTCCTCACACTTGCAACATTAATAACTATAACTTGTTTTCTTGGGTGTGAATCTTTTAGAATCAGTAACGTccacatttttatttaaagaaaaagttTAGAGGGCTAGtaactttattaaattttggccAGCATATAACCAACAAAGAAGAGTGAGctattggatgaaatctcacaccaatcttACACCATTAAAATCATATTGATGGCTATTTGAtggctacaaatcacaaaagttGTTGTTCTCTAACATTCCGGTCACAAAAAGATAAAGGGCACCTACTCAAATGAAGATGTTAAAAGCATCTTCTTTCGAAAATTCTTATATTAAAAGTGTACTTTGTTTGTTTAGTcacactttaaaaaaaataacactttTATAATATATCAAAACCAAACTTTACAATTCatcatttaataattaaaaaaaagtatctTCATATAAAAACAATTGTAAAATCTTCATAGTAGTATCCACCAAGATAAAAAGTGAACTCATTGCCCATCAGATGGGCGTATATTAACACTTCGCATTCACATTATATGCGCAACACACATTTAAATTCATATGTAATATTATAAGGAAGAAAGCCTTGAAGAACAAATGCTTGTGAGTATGCCTTTGTTCCGTTCACTCGTGCGTGCAAAATAAAGGAAGAATTACAACAATttactaacaaaaaaaagaCAGGAGCTTAGCCTACAGCTCTTTGATGCGGACCCACATTGCGGCGCTAGGTATGCCACGGTAGACAACGGAGAGCATGTAGTATCCAGGAGGAGCAACGGCACCAGATGGCGGGGCGTCGACACGAATCCTATATATCCCCAAGAAAGGTTGCGTTACCCTCATGCTGTGCTTCCTGAGAACCACCAACCTCTGACCCATGGCAATCCCGTGAGTGGTGAATGGAGGGTAATACATGGTGACCTTAACATCATCCAGGTCCGCCTCTGCGAAAGGAGACTCCTTCACCGAGAACTGTATCTTGAACACTTGCCCGTATGTGAATTCCTTCAAGGTCTCCTCCTCATGGATCCTGGGCCTGAACCTTGCATATATGGGGTCCAGATAAGGAGGTGAGAATGCCTCAACCCTGGTCTCAGTCGGGAACCTGTCGTTGGCCTTGTAAGTGTTGTGAGTGTTGCTTCCGGCAACCCAGATCTTGCCAGTGGGAAGCACCGCCGATGTTGAATGGTACATTCTGGCTATGTTTGTGCTCTCCAACTGCCTGAACCTCTCACCCTTGGGCATCTCAGGGGAGTACAGAACCGGTGTGTAGTTGGGTTTATCAGCGTCCCACCACGCGGCGGTTCCCTCTTGTGCACCGTTTATCATCAACACTTGTCCGTTGGGGAGCAGCAGAGCGTCTCCCATGACCCTCCCCGACGGCATCTCTTCTTTGTCCCAGAAGGGTTTGGGGTCCGTGATGACCATCCTGTTGCAGTCTTTCAGAGCCGGCAGGAAGATCTTCTTCTTCTCAGCAAGATCGAAAGCATCCGGGGTGTTTCCACCGCACATGAGGACCTCGGCCTTGATGGGCTTGGAGGCGTTTGCTGCGGCGGCGTTGAGGTCGATGGGGAGGAGGACGGACATGCCGGAGGCGGGGTAGTTGCGTGAGCCCCCTGCGAGGACGGGGAAGGTGCGCAAGACCTTGTTGGTGGTTGGGTTTAGGAGGAGAGAGCGGTTgttggagaagatgaagaggttTCCGTCGGGGATCATATGGACGAATGGGTAGAGGTTGTTCTCGTCCAAGTCCGAAGTCTCATACAGGAAAGGGAAGAAGTAGGGTTTCTCGCTTGCTTTTCCTTCCTCCCTCGGCACAAACTCATAGCTGAATGCCCTTCTCCCTCCTACCACTATGAATTGTCCATTCGCTAACAATTGTTGAGTTCCATACCTGTTTAATGCACCACGAAAATAAAAATCTTATACACACATATCCAATTACATCTGACATTCAATATATAACAACATTATATTTACCATCTTTCTTCTTTGAGCAGATTGTTATATTCCCTGAACTGGCAATCACCGGTGGTGCAGGCAGGACCGCCGAAGTGTCTGATGGATTTGGCCCCGTCGAAGAAGCCGCCGGTGCTGACAAGAGTGCCGTCGGGAGAAAGGCCGCCGCTGGAGCACCATGGATCTCCCTCACCAATCCTGAGAGGTCTAACTTCATTGGTAAAGATATCATATTCCATGGCATGAGCCCAACAATCCTCTCTGTCCGCGTTGGCAGCTTCATCTCTGAAAGGAATGCACTTTGCACCTTCTGGAAGCTTCAACCTGGAGACGCGGTATACCTTGGCATCAATTACTAAGATCTTGTTTGTGGGCAACAAGTTGATGTGCATGGCAGACACGCCAGATTCCTCGTTAATTAGCTCCCATCCACCCTTCCATCTTATATTCAAATCACCCTTCTTCTCCTTCCTTGAATTCTCCTCTCCTTCTTTATCATCACCCTCGTCGTTGTTGTTCACACCATTTCCGAAGAGTCTTGGTGGGTGAAAGGGGAAACCATTGTTTTCTGGGCCATGCCACCCTTTCGGCAGCTTGAAGAAATTGTTATATGCTTCGCCATCATTACCGTTATGATGGAAAATATCAATCATTGGTAATGGAAACCTTGGAGGCCTTGGATGCCTGTGTATTATTTGGGCACTCACATCGAGGAACAAGAATGTTAACGTGAGAATAAAAAAAACCTTGTTCAAATGATTtgccatttcttttcttttccccAGTCTTCCCATGGGGTGTGATAGATGAATATAGTGCGCCATGGAACGGTGTTTATATACTTTAAGGTTTTAGCTTTTAACTAAAAGTAGCAAAACTGCTTTTAGGCATACAGTTATTATGAGAATCACAATGACAATGACGatgacaattatattttatgTCAACGTTAGGATAGTATCCAACTTGAATCTGCTGCTAAtttcctaataataataataataataaagttcaTTAATCATGTTACACAACTTATTTTGTGGAACTTTTATTATTAGTGTaggaaaaatatttaataacaaaaaaaaattaaatataaaaataataaaaaataaaaaataataattaataaatattaaataaaataaattttaattatttatttatttagtatcACCGGTGTAAACAGCAGCTAGAAATAGAAAGTTATGATATAGTTATAATTGGTTTTGACTGTTTAATGAAAGAGCCTTAATTTGACTAGCACAGCTAGTTCTATTATGTTATATGACTTTGGTTAGATTATACGGCTTGTAAGTTGTAACCCCCCTTTTTTCTCTCTCCCTATTTTTAATACTATTCTAAATCTTTTGCGAGGACTATTTTCTTCTAGACAATACTATAAATAAATACTTCTTCCatacaataattatatatattgtgatatGGATATTGATATCCATTCAATTAATGGTATGtgattttgatttattatatAGGCGGTTCAGTTTTCTTTatgataaaagaataaaatttttaaattaaactgaatttaaataaaattaaaaaagtaaataatattGTATGTGTATAAATAGTGAGAAGATCtcagataatatatatataacaaaaatactctttatatatatatatatatatatatatatatatatgctgcaataaatttttttttatttttttgagtaTAAATtacaacatatataatattaataaatatataattcacTTCTATTATACTGAAATAATAGtattaatgaatattaatattagattttttttattttatatttatttatttatttatttattttacaacacatTATCAGCACAAGATtctaatcaaaatttaaaaagattcaaataataaatttttattatgtcgaaactctctcattttaaatttaatatttttgatatatctggaaacaattacctatcatggatactagatgcCGAAATTCATCTTGGTTCAATGGATTTAGGAGATACCaataaggctgaaaataatgcatcccaaAAGGATAAAAGGCAAAGCCATGATCTTCCTTTGTCGTCATTTTGACGaagaattgaaaaatgaatatctcacactAAAAGATTCTACAGATATGTGGAAAAACCTTAAAAAAagtataatcataaaaaaatagtgATACTTCTTAAAGCCCGATATGAGTGGACGCACTTACATCTTCAggattttaaatccataaatgaatACAATTCAACAATGTTTTGAATTATCTCATCAATGAAATTATGTAGAGAAACGATAACTAATAATGGCATGTTAGAGAAAACTTTTTCAGCCTTTCATGTCTCGAATACaacagcagtatcgagaaaaagaatttaaaaaatattcttagttaatttcttgccttcttgttgctgaGCATAACAATAAATTACTTTCAATAAATCATGAAGCACGTCCAGCTGGCGCTGTCCTATTTCCTAAAGCAAATGCAACAAATCATAACTctagaagaggtaaatggcaaagttttggtaacaaaaaaattatgtaaGGAAGAAAATTATCGAAGACAAGAAaagatctcaccagaagtgggataaagaaaaaaataatggataaaataaatcaacagaAGATAAATATTTTCGTTGTGGTGGAAGAGCCATTGGTCGCATACCTGTCGTATCTCAAGGAACCT is a window from the Arachis stenosperma cultivar V10309 chromosome 3, arast.V10309.gnm1.PFL2, whole genome shotgun sequence genome containing:
- the LOC130965933 gene encoding aldehyde oxidase GLOX1-like, yielding MIDIFHHNGNDGEAYNNFFKLPKGWHGPENNGFPFHPPRLFGNGVNNNDEGDDKEGEENSRKEKKGDLNIRWKGGWELINEESGVSAMHINLLPTNKILVIDAKVYRVSRLKLPEGAKCIPFRDEAANADREDCWAHAMEYDIFTNEVRPLRIGEGDPWCSSGGLSPDGTLVSTGGFFDGAKSIRHFGGPACTTGDCQFREYNNLLKEERWYGTQQLLANGQFIVVGGRRAFSYEFVPREEGKASEKPYFFPFLYETSDLDENNLYPFVHMIPDGNLFIFSNNRSLLLNPTTNKVLRTFPVLAGGSRNYPASGMSVLLPIDLNAAAANASKPIKAEVLMCGGNTPDAFDLAEKKKIFLPALKDCNRMVITDPKPFWDKEEMPSGRVMGDALLLPNGQVLMINGAQEGTAAWWDADKPNYTPVLYSPEMPKGERFRQLESTNIARMYHSTSAVLPTGKIWVAGSNTHNTYKANDRFPTETRVEAFSPPYLDPIYARFRPRIHEEETLKEFTYGQVFKIQFSVKESPFAEADLDDVKVTMYYPPFTTHGIAMGQRLVVLRKHSMRVTQPFLGIYRIRVDAPPSGAVAPPGYYMLSVVYRGIPSAAMWVRIKEL